One genomic region from Halobacteriovorax vibrionivorans encodes:
- a CDS encoding AAA family ATPase — translation MNFLSKLNIHKYTSYDASEINFDKNINVVIGKNGAGKTHFLNKVLFPFLENKFEYFDFNGPIDLEYEVTYSGLPDTKVTYHLKSAEVLQINDEASVVPFSYLITCMNKNETLFTFFRSNNVEKLELYKHKDFISSNVDYSRKLNINNLSSVNKQSFDPSNRSCIVQVLNDKNRPNFLDHSILMLLQDVIHFQLLTDYSNYRFSLQDIPATFPSNFNYTQQSIQDFVNIKIRLEINGSGHSVEYGSNPSAIFNNLFINIIIDYLSKNLKKDPLFKVNPDDIGGHLKDELLKLPSMSYFFKNSRFSELLFTFFNFNINLEEGKKYNLSASIHILLKNKNLEILPLTQSLTDGEKRFFVFCVSQILTSKTFYLIDEVENGLHPEWISYIMKSKKQLFITSHNPFVIDNSIYIKSSEELDSHDSLILCKTKSSENDSFQVRNLNEVELSRVSKGLKINKNLSSLLSKYHAW, via the coding sequence ATGAATTTTTTAAGTAAACTTAACATTCATAAATATACATCATATGATGCTTCAGAGATCAATTTTGACAAAAATATAAATGTTGTTATAGGTAAAAATGGCGCTGGGAAGACTCATTTTTTAAATAAGGTACTATTCCCTTTTTTAGAAAATAAGTTTGAATACTTTGATTTTAATGGGCCAATAGATTTAGAATATGAAGTTACTTATTCAGGTTTGCCGGATACAAAAGTTACTTATCATCTTAAGAGTGCTGAGGTTTTACAGATTAATGATGAGGCAAGTGTAGTTCCCTTTTCTTATCTAATTACTTGCATGAATAAGAACGAAACCCTTTTTACTTTTTTTAGAAGTAATAATGTTGAAAAGCTAGAGTTATACAAACATAAAGACTTTATAAGTAGTAATGTTGATTATTCAAGGAAATTGAATATTAACAACTTGTCGTCAGTAAATAAGCAATCTTTTGATCCGAGTAATCGATCGTGTATAGTGCAAGTTTTAAATGATAAAAATAGGCCTAACTTTCTCGATCATTCAATATTAATGCTACTTCAAGACGTAATTCATTTTCAACTTTTAACAGACTATAGTAATTATCGATTTTCTCTACAGGATATTCCCGCAACTTTTCCAAGCAATTTTAATTATACGCAACAGTCAATACAAGACTTTGTTAATATAAAAATAAGGCTCGAAATTAATGGGAGTGGGCATAGTGTAGAGTATGGGAGTAATCCATCTGCTATTTTTAACAATTTATTTATAAATATAATAATTGACTATTTATCTAAGAACTTAAAAAAAGATCCACTTTTTAAAGTTAATCCAGACGATATCGGAGGACATTTAAAAGATGAACTTTTGAAGCTTCCTAGTATGAGCTACTTTTTTAAAAATAGTCGATTCTCTGAACTTTTATTTACTTTTTTTAATTTTAATATAAATTTAGAAGAAGGAAAAAAGTATAATTTATCGGCTTCCATTCACATCCTCTTGAAAAATAAGAACTTAGAGATTCTACCACTTACTCAGTCATTGACTGATGGAGAAAAACGTTTCTTTGTATTTTGTGTTTCTCAAATACTAACTTCTAAAACCTTTTATTTGATTGATGAAGTTGAAAATGGTCTCCATCCTGAATGGATATCGTATATTATGAAATCTAAAAAACAGCTCTTTATTACATCGCACAATCCTTTTGTGATAGATAATAGTATTTATATTAAAAGCTCTGAAGAACTTGATAGTCACGACTCTTTAATACTTTGTAAAACCAAAAGCTCTGAAAATGACAGCTTCCAAGTAAGAAACTTAAATGAAGTAGAGTTATCACGAGTTAGCAAAGGTTTGAAGATTAATAAAAATCTTTCGAGTTTACTTAGTAAATATCATGCCTGGTGA
- the sucB gene encoding 2-oxoglutarate dehydrogenase, E2 component, dihydrolipoamide succinyltransferase yields the protein MKNDIVMPQMGESITNGTITKWHKQVGDTIEIDEILLEISTDKVESEIPSPYSGKIVEILFEEGETIDVGVKIAAVDDDMNAEVSASGSSEAAAPAPAAAEPAQAAPAATGSSDTLEDVVMPQMGESITNGTITKWHKSVGDMIEIDEILLEISTDKVESEIPSPFEGRIEEILFEEGETIDVGVKIASVETDPSKPQGSAGSSAPAASAPAANQAQESAPAASSSQPSPTTKGGRRFYTPLVRNLAKKHGVDLNELAHIEGSGAGGRVNKADFMNFLENRGSAPKAAPAPAATKSAPAAPKAAPAPQASSVPSSTSGRVEVIPMDNMRKAIAKNMIASKMTSPHVNSMDEVDMTKLFKFREGFKHQFKKEEGFSLTYTHFILYALVQALKEFPMVNSSIVGDEIHMKKDINLGCAVAVPGNGLVVPVIKGADNLNIRGIARKLDELVQKARAKKLTLDDMSGGTYTFTNNGSFGILMATPVILQPQLGIFCVGTMKKRPIVTEDDAIAIRQMMYATHTYDHRLIDGEVGSKFLRHVINTLQTTDWEGLF from the coding sequence ATGAAAAACGATATCGTAATGCCACAAATGGGTGAGTCTATTACAAACGGAACGATTACAAAGTGGCACAAGCAAGTTGGTGACACAATTGAAATCGATGAGATTCTTCTTGAGATCTCAACTGATAAAGTTGAATCAGAAATTCCATCACCATATTCTGGAAAGATCGTTGAGATTCTTTTTGAAGAAGGTGAAACAATTGATGTTGGTGTAAAAATCGCAGCAGTTGACGATGATATGAATGCAGAGGTTTCAGCATCAGGTTCTTCTGAAGCAGCAGCTCCTGCTCCAGCGGCAGCTGAGCCAGCACAAGCAGCTCCTGCAGCAACAGGATCTTCAGATACTCTTGAAGATGTTGTTATGCCACAAATGGGTGAGTCTATTACAAATGGAACAATCACAAAATGGCATAAGTCTGTAGGTGATATGATCGAAATTGATGAAATTCTTCTTGAGATCTCGACTGATAAAGTTGAGTCTGAAATCCCTTCACCATTTGAAGGGCGTATTGAAGAAATTCTCTTTGAAGAAGGTGAAACAATTGATGTTGGTGTAAAAATCGCATCTGTTGAAACAGATCCATCAAAGCCTCAGGGAAGCGCTGGAAGTTCTGCTCCAGCAGCAAGTGCACCTGCTGCTAACCAAGCTCAAGAATCAGCTCCGGCAGCAAGCTCATCTCAACCAAGTCCAACGACAAAAGGTGGACGTCGTTTCTACACTCCTTTAGTTAGAAACCTTGCTAAAAAACATGGTGTTGATCTTAATGAATTAGCACATATTGAAGGAAGTGGAGCAGGCGGACGTGTTAATAAGGCCGACTTCATGAACTTCTTAGAAAATAGAGGCTCAGCTCCTAAGGCAGCTCCTGCGCCAGCGGCTACAAAGTCAGCACCAGCAGCTCCGAAAGCAGCTCCAGCTCCTCAAGCCTCTTCTGTACCATCTTCGACAAGTGGTAGAGTTGAAGTAATCCCAATGGATAATATGAGAAAAGCGATTGCTAAGAATATGATCGCTTCTAAGATGACTTCTCCACACGTTAACTCGATGGATGAAGTTGATATGACAAAACTATTTAAGTTCAGAGAAGGATTTAAGCATCAGTTTAAGAAAGAAGAAGGTTTCTCTCTTACTTACACTCACTTCATCCTTTATGCTCTAGTACAAGCTCTTAAAGAGTTCCCAATGGTTAACTCTTCAATTGTTGGTGATGAAATCCACATGAAGAAAGATATCAACCTTGGTTGTGCTGTAGCTGTTCCAGGTAACGGACTTGTCGTTCCTGTTATTAAAGGTGCTGATAACTTAAATATTAGAGGAATTGCTAGAAAGCTAGATGAACTAGTACAAAAGGCAAGAGCTAAGAAGCTTACGCTAGATGATATGTCAGGTGGAACTTATACTTTCACAAATAATGGTTCTTTTGGAATCCTTATGGCAACTCCAGTTATCCTTCAACCACAACTTGGTATCTTCTGTGTTGGTACAATGAAGAAGCGTCCAATTGTTACTGAAGATGATGCAATTGCTATTCGTCAGATGATGTATGCAACTCACACATACGATCACAGACTAATTGATGGTGAAGTAGGGTCAAAATTCCTAAGACACGTAATCAACACTCTTCAAACAACAGATTGGGAAGGGTTATTCTAG
- the lpdA gene encoding dihydrolipoyl dehydrogenase, with the protein MKKFDVIVIGSGPGGYVAAIRAAQLGKKTAIVESKELGGVCLNRGCIPTKAVLKAAHSVHELADMKDLGIDVELKGLDGGQAVKRAKGISNKISGGVAYLMKKNKIEVIEGYGKLRTNTQVEVTSKRGHTETIEGTNIILATGAHYRSFPGLEHDGKRLIGAWEAIKMEELPKSIGIIGAGAIGVEFAYFWNAFGVDVHIFELQKHLLPIEDEESSKAVEKAYKKYGIKMSLGVEKVSAKNNGNDITITEVKGGKTVEHKFDMGLIAVGMTGNIEGIGLETVGVKTDRGFVVVDNNYQTNIPNIFAIGDVAGPPLLAHAASHEGIIAAEKIAGEHPHPLDKMNVAGCTYCQPQVASVGYTERALKEQGIKYTAGKVPFSANGKAMASNETDGFVKTLMGEDGEMLGAHIVGTHATELIHEYVLFRQMEGVDEEMFATIHPHPTLGEFLAESVLNAKGRSINF; encoded by the coding sequence ATGAAGAAATTTGATGTTATTGTTATTGGTTCAGGGCCAGGTGGATATGTTGCCGCTATCCGTGCTGCCCAACTTGGAAAAAAGACTGCTATCGTTGAAAGTAAAGAATTAGGCGGAGTTTGTCTTAACCGTGGCTGTATTCCTACGAAAGCGGTTCTTAAAGCTGCTCACAGTGTTCACGAGCTAGCAGATATGAAAGATTTAGGTATCGATGTTGAGCTTAAGGGCCTAGACGGTGGTCAAGCTGTTAAACGCGCTAAGGGGATCTCAAATAAGATTTCTGGTGGTGTTGCTTACCTAATGAAGAAAAATAAAATCGAAGTTATCGAAGGTTACGGTAAACTTCGAACTAATACTCAAGTCGAAGTTACTTCAAAAAGAGGACATACTGAGACGATTGAAGGAACAAATATCATCCTTGCAACTGGTGCTCACTATCGTTCATTCCCTGGACTTGAGCATGATGGGAAGAGACTTATTGGTGCTTGGGAAGCGATTAAAATGGAAGAGCTTCCAAAGTCAATTGGGATCATTGGTGCTGGTGCTATCGGTGTTGAGTTTGCTTACTTCTGGAATGCATTTGGTGTAGACGTTCATATCTTTGAATTACAAAAACACCTTCTTCCAATCGAAGATGAAGAGTCTTCAAAAGCTGTTGAAAAAGCTTATAAGAAATACGGAATCAAGATGTCTCTTGGTGTTGAAAAAGTATCTGCTAAAAATAACGGAAATGACATTACAATCACGGAAGTTAAAGGTGGAAAGACTGTTGAGCACAAGTTTGATATGGGACTAATTGCTGTTGGTATGACAGGAAATATCGAAGGTATTGGACTTGAAACTGTTGGTGTAAAAACTGATAGAGGTTTTGTCGTAGTTGATAATAACTACCAAACAAATATTCCTAATATCTTTGCTATTGGTGACGTTGCGGGACCTCCTTTACTAGCACACGCTGCTTCTCACGAGGGAATCATCGCTGCTGAAAAAATTGCAGGTGAGCATCCACACCCACTAGATAAGATGAATGTTGCTGGTTGTACTTATTGTCAGCCACAAGTTGCATCTGTTGGTTACACTGAAAGAGCTCTTAAAGAGCAAGGTATTAAATACACTGCTGGTAAGGTTCCATTCTCTGCAAATGGTAAGGCCATGGCATCTAATGAAACTGATGGGTTTGTAAAAACTCTTATGGGTGAAGATGGTGAAATGCTTGGTGCTCACATTGTAGGAACTCACGCGACAGAATTAATTCATGAGTATGTTCTATTTAGACAAATGGAAGGTGTTGACGAAGAAATGTTTGCAACAATTCATCCACACCCAACTCTTGGAGAGTTCTTAGCTGAGTCTGTACTTAATGCTAAGGGAAGATCGATCAATTTTTAA
- a CDS encoding exonuclease domain-containing protein encodes METPTTSFIKGITINFTQSEIKNINKYFPDGLIALDLETSGLSPLVDEIIEIAAIKVVGNKIETFESLVKPKNPIPEFTTKIHGITDDMVKDSPSIEEVLPKFLEFSGNTPLVAHNAKFDIGFIVFAMHQQKIELHKAKVFCSCKLSRKYVKGSENHKLSSLCKHFEIPLENHHRALDDTIACLRVFAKTLDEVKSNRQLKEGEILNIRDFTRANMAEAPEIIQQLQKKIANQEVIDIKYKGGSYKGKFRPIKPVALLPMPAGDVLYAHCLLTDIYKSFAIKKIQDLRDHVDKDSK; translated from the coding sequence TTGGAAACCCCTACTACTAGCTTCATTAAAGGAATTACTATCAATTTTACTCAGAGCGAAATTAAAAATATCAATAAGTATTTCCCAGATGGGCTAATAGCACTTGATTTAGAAACTTCTGGACTGTCTCCTTTAGTTGACGAAATTATCGAGATTGCGGCTATTAAAGTCGTTGGAAACAAAATAGAAACTTTTGAGTCCCTCGTAAAACCTAAAAACCCAATTCCTGAATTTACAACGAAAATCCATGGAATCACTGATGACATGGTTAAGGATTCACCTTCAATTGAAGAGGTGTTACCTAAATTTCTCGAATTTTCTGGAAATACGCCACTTGTTGCTCATAATGCAAAATTTGATATTGGCTTTATTGTCTTTGCCATGCACCAGCAAAAGATTGAGCTTCACAAGGCCAAGGTATTCTGTTCATGTAAATTATCTCGTAAGTATGTGAAAGGAAGTGAGAATCATAAGCTTTCATCACTTTGTAAGCACTTTGAAATTCCACTAGAAAATCATCACCGAGCACTAGATGATACAATTGCCTGCCTTCGTGTCTTTGCAAAGACCCTTGATGAAGTGAAATCAAACCGTCAGCTAAAAGAAGGCGAAATCTTAAATATCCGTGACTTCACAAGGGCGAATATGGCCGAAGCACCTGAGATTATTCAACAATTACAAAAGAAGATAGCAAATCAAGAAGTAATCGATATCAAATACAAAGGTGGAAGCTACAAGGGTAAGTTTAGACCAATAAAACCTGTTGCTCTTCTACCGATGCCAGCAGGTGATGTTCTCTATGCCCATTGTTTACTCACTGATATCTACAAATCTTTTGCTATTAAAAAGATTCAAGATCTTCGTGATCATGTTGATAAAGACTCAAAGTAA
- a CDS encoding KamA family radical SAM protein has translation MRKGLRSTNEVNSHFGLNLEPSSYEVFIPSHMNELIQKEGLEGIHAKQFLPSNLENSDDGLEDPIGDQQKYVAPQLIHRYDNRALFTPTTICPVICRYCFRKNELSSKHEIFKADFEKVISYLSVHTEINEIIFSGGDPFMLSASKIKFYLEEFSKLSHIQFIRFHTRTPISLPKYICDEFIEVIHKFNNRFNDINVVIHINHIQEITTDAMDCIKKLGARFSLLSQSVLLKDVNNNVRDLKDLFLKLHALNIRPYYLHHPDQAKGAMHFYLSIEEGREIYRKLRREIPGWLLPQYILDSPDGSGKKNL, from the coding sequence ATGAGAAAAGGACTTCGCTCTACAAATGAAGTCAATTCGCATTTTGGTCTTAATCTAGAACCATCTTCATATGAAGTATTCATTCCAAGTCACATGAATGAACTAATTCAAAAAGAAGGACTTGAGGGCATACACGCAAAACAATTTCTCCCATCTAATTTAGAAAACTCAGACGATGGACTAGAAGACCCAATTGGAGATCAACAAAAATACGTCGCCCCCCAGCTTATCCATCGTTACGATAACCGAGCGCTGTTTACACCAACGACTATTTGCCCGGTCATTTGCCGCTATTGTTTTCGCAAAAATGAATTAAGTAGCAAGCACGAAATTTTTAAGGCCGACTTTGAAAAAGTTATTTCCTATTTATCTGTTCATACAGAAATAAATGAAATTATCTTCTCAGGTGGAGACCCCTTTATGCTTTCAGCATCTAAGATAAAATTCTACCTTGAAGAATTTAGCAAATTATCACATATACAGTTCATTCGTTTTCACACTAGAACACCTATTTCTTTACCAAAATATATTTGTGACGAATTTATTGAAGTTATTCACAAATTCAATAACAGATTTAACGATATAAATGTAGTTATCCACATCAATCATATTCAAGAAATCACAACAGATGCTATGGACTGTATCAAAAAACTAGGGGCACGCTTTAGCCTTCTCTCACAGTCTGTCCTCTTAAAGGATGTTAATAATAATGTTAGAGACTTAAAGGATTTATTCCTTAAGCTTCATGCATTAAATATTCGTCCCTACTATCTTCACCATCCAGATCAGGCCAAGGGTGCCATGCACTTTTACCTATCAATTGAAGAAGGACGTGAAATATATCGTAAACTGCGTCGTGAAATTCCAGGTTGGCTTCTTCCGCAATATATTTTGGACTCACCTGACGGGTCGGGGAAGAAGAACTTATAA
- a CDS encoding CBS domain-containing protein, whose protein sequence is MSIEHIIQKNIVTINSDATIHDAAKQMYEKHVGAIIVVGHKEGKKKTPMGILTDRDIALSFGKKGKIEPYSKVSEIMTPNVVMCSPKDSIVDTIKKMRSNGVRRIPVVNERDQLVGIISADDVIQRLGNELHDLSEIINLEIEKEAYISSPVEKDRQLNPQIKIVI, encoded by the coding sequence GTGTCAATTGAACATATTATCCAAAAAAATATTGTAACAATTAACTCTGATGCAACCATCCACGATGCTGCAAAACAGATGTATGAAAAACATGTCGGGGCCATCATAGTAGTCGGTCATAAAGAAGGAAAGAAGAAAACTCCAATGGGCATTTTAACTGACCGTGATATCGCCTTATCTTTTGGAAAGAAAGGAAAGATAGAACCCTACTCGAAAGTAAGTGAGATCATGACCCCAAATGTAGTGATGTGCTCTCCTAAAGACAGTATCGTCGATACAATAAAGAAAATGCGATCCAATGGCGTTAGACGAATCCCAGTTGTTAATGAAAGAGATCAACTTGTAGGAATTATTTCTGCTGATGATGTCATACAGAGATTGGGAAATGAACTTCACGATCTATCTGAGATTATCAATCTAGAAATAGAAAAAGAAGCCTATATTTCAAGTCCCGTAGAAAAGGATCGCCAACTCAATCCACAGATAAAAATTGTCATCTAG
- a CDS encoding phosphoribosyltransferase, whose amino-acid sequence MFKNRKEAGQLLGEEFKEKLLEFKNVAIIALPRGGVPIAFEIAKMHKLPLDIFCVKKVGAPNNEELALGAVTEEGIGYLNQRIINHLNIDDLQLHRLTKQKKEEVKKQAQEFRNSRPPIDLSGRSIFIVDDGIATGATMKAAIKFLKKDHNIKNIFAVAPVSSRQSYNEIIDLVDDILVLETPHNFLSVGEFYLEFPQVSNKEVCEYLETSNELRRQKEKKESIRRFENEGGAIYESQDFTINKKHYHSK is encoded by the coding sequence ATGTTCAAAAATCGCAAAGAAGCAGGCCAACTTTTAGGTGAAGAATTTAAAGAGAAGCTACTTGAATTTAAGAATGTAGCAATCATTGCACTTCCAAGAGGAGGTGTTCCCATCGCATTTGAAATTGCGAAAATGCATAAGCTACCCTTAGATATTTTCTGTGTTAAGAAGGTAGGAGCGCCAAATAATGAAGAATTAGCACTTGGAGCAGTTACGGAAGAAGGTATTGGCTACCTTAATCAGAGGATAATTAACCATTTAAATATTGATGACTTACAACTTCATCGTCTAACAAAGCAGAAAAAAGAAGAAGTAAAAAAGCAAGCTCAAGAATTTCGAAATAGCAGGCCACCGATTGACCTATCAGGGAGAAGTATCTTTATCGTTGATGATGGAATAGCAACAGGTGCAACAATGAAGGCGGCCATAAAGTTTTTAAAGAAAGACCATAATATAAAAAATATTTTTGCAGTTGCACCAGTTAGTTCACGTCAGTCATATAATGAAATTATAGATTTAGTTGATGATATTTTAGTCCTAGAGACACCACATAATTTTCTTTCAGTTGGTGAGTTCTATCTTGAATTTCCACAAGTTTCCAACAAAGAAGTTTGTGAGTATCTAGAGACATCAAATGAGCTAAGAAGACAGAAAGAAAAAAAAGAAAGTATACGTAGATTTGAAAATGAAGGTGGTGCTATTTATGAATCACAAGACTTTACGATTAATAAAAAGCACTACCATTCAAAATAA
- a CDS encoding CheR family methyltransferase translates to MSEAFKKGNDWDIISLANYVSEIVSKESGNILGPAQQSMVMSRLKKRMMTLGTHTPESYYEYLTKNYNKESSQLISMLTTHHTYFFREFTHFEYLLTNLDSIVANAKKRGDSTIRVLSAACSRGQEVYSLAMFFNHHLKNYPGMKYEIVGTDIDPESVKIAQNGVYRYREIKSIPTVYLTGNWMRGSGEISKFAKVNSHIKENCSFGVMNLLAPEKFIGGKKFDIVFCRNVFIYFDQTSIEKIVNNFSKFLHKNALFITGISESLKHTKLEFQTMAPSVYCLDPEEKVVEKPRPLSIVKDKTVPRTSPIAKTPIIPKPIRMLVVDDSSSVVKLLSKIFEKDDDFELVGTAMNGLEAQEFLKNNKVDAMTLDIHMPEMDGVEYLKKNYRSGHPNVVVVSSASREDTRYAQETLNNGACDFVEKPALNNLKERAEEIKNKIKMSFLNAAPVVTKVDRSFQKSFDIKNPETKARFFVGSFSDKKKIIASLDELRGNQPPVFLFFEGNGNFLEMISEEFKSVPNIQVYDGSTELENNSVYICDFKEHFEDINSKTKSFKKSLSVFGIVSKSVENAFFDLNETQILIEDTGDINDSIKEVVSDIFPWTSFAHLGTEYLADDE, encoded by the coding sequence GTGAGTGAAGCGTTTAAGAAGGGAAATGATTGGGATATCATCAGTTTAGCAAATTATGTATCTGAAATTGTTTCAAAAGAAAGTGGGAATATACTAGGGCCAGCGCAACAATCTATGGTTATGAGTCGTTTAAAAAAGCGCATGATGACCTTAGGTACTCATACTCCAGAATCTTATTATGAATATTTAACTAAGAACTATAATAAAGAGTCTTCGCAACTTATCTCAATGCTTACGACTCACCATACATATTTTTTTAGAGAATTTACTCATTTTGAATATCTCCTTACAAATCTTGATTCCATTGTAGCCAATGCGAAAAAGAGGGGAGATAGCACGATACGTGTTCTATCAGCAGCATGTAGTCGTGGACAAGAGGTTTATTCACTGGCCATGTTCTTTAATCATCACTTAAAGAATTATCCCGGTATGAAATATGAAATCGTTGGAACAGATATTGATCCAGAGAGTGTTAAGATTGCTCAAAATGGTGTTTATCGTTACCGTGAAATTAAATCGATTCCTACTGTCTACTTAACAGGGAATTGGATGAGAGGGTCTGGAGAGATCTCTAAGTTTGCAAAAGTTAATTCTCATATTAAAGAAAATTGTAGCTTTGGTGTGATGAATCTTCTTGCACCAGAAAAGTTTATTGGTGGAAAGAAATTCGATATCGTATTTTGTCGAAATGTATTTATCTACTTTGACCAAACTTCCATTGAAAAGATTGTAAATAATTTCTCAAAGTTTTTACACAAGAATGCTCTATTTATAACTGGTATTAGTGAATCTTTAAAACATACAAAATTAGAGTTTCAAACAATGGCGCCAAGTGTTTATTGTCTTGATCCTGAAGAGAAAGTTGTTGAAAAACCTAGACCACTATCTATCGTTAAAGATAAGACGGTACCTAGAACTTCACCAATTGCAAAAACACCAATCATTCCTAAGCCTATTAGAATGCTTGTTGTTGATGACAGTTCTTCAGTTGTTAAGCTACTTTCAAAAATATTTGAAAAAGATGATGACTTTGAACTTGTTGGAACAGCAATGAATGGTCTAGAAGCACAAGAGTTCTTAAAGAATAATAAGGTCGATGCCATGACTCTTGATATTCATATGCCTGAGATGGATGGTGTTGAATATTTGAAGAAGAACTATCGCTCTGGCCACCCAAATGTTGTTGTGGTTTCTAGTGCTTCACGTGAGGATACTCGTTATGCTCAAGAAACTCTTAATAACGGTGCATGTGACTTTGTTGAGAAACCAGCACTTAATAATTTAAAAGAAAGAGCAGAAGAAATTAAAAATAAGATTAAGATGTCTTTCTTAAATGCAGCTCCAGTTGTAACAAAAGTAGATCGTTCATTCCAAAAGAGCTTTGATATTAAGAATCCTGAAACTAAGGCCCGCTTCTTTGTTGGATCTTTCAGTGATAAGAAAAAGATCATTGCTTCACTTGATGAACTTCGTGGTAATCAACCTCCAGTATTTCTTTTCTTTGAAGGAAACGGTAATTTCTTAGAAATGATTAGCGAAGAATTTAAATCAGTTCCTAATATTCAAGTCTATGATGGAAGCACTGAACTTGAAAATAATAGTGTTTATATATGTGACTTTAAAGAACACTTTGAAGATATCAATTCTAAGACAAAGAGCTTTAAGAAAAGTCTCTCTGTATTTGGAATCGTTTCAAAGTCAGTAGAGAATGCGTTCTTTGATTTAAATGAGACACAAATTCTTATCGAAGATACAGGTGATATCAACGACAGTATAAAAGAAGTTGTCTCAGATATTTTCCCTTGGACGAGTTTTGCTCACCTTGGAACTGAATATTTAGCAGATGATGAATAA
- a CDS encoding NAD-dependent epimerase/dehydratase family protein, protein MKVLILGATGLVGSHILSMALSDDRVEKVIAPVRKNIDAHPKLFAPIINFDEITKEEVCSWKCDVVICALGTTIKKAGSKAAFRRVDLEYPLTFGKLAKECAAKSYVLNSAMGANSDSFVFYNKIKGLVEEGLQSLNFDALTIVRPGLIGGQRDEFRFAEEIAKSFLKILGPLLPKRLRLNPAKRIAQTMLESALSDQLGVKIISSDKLV, encoded by the coding sequence ATGAAAGTTTTAATTCTAGGTGCTACAGGACTTGTTGGAAGTCATATCTTGTCGATGGCCTTAAGTGATGATCGTGTAGAAAAAGTTATTGCACCTGTACGTAAAAATATAGATGCACATCCAAAGCTTTTTGCACCGATAATTAACTTTGATGAAATTACAAAAGAAGAAGTATGCTCTTGGAAATGTGATGTTGTTATCTGCGCCTTGGGGACTACAATTAAAAAAGCTGGATCGAAAGCTGCATTTAGAAGAGTTGATCTCGAGTATCCCCTGACTTTTGGAAAGCTTGCAAAAGAATGCGCCGCTAAGTCTTACGTATTAAATTCAGCAATGGGGGCCAATAGCGATTCGTTTGTTTTTTATAATAAAATTAAAGGGCTAGTGGAAGAAGGACTTCAGTCTTTAAATTTTGATGCCTTAACAATTGTCAGACCGGGGCTTATTGGTGGCCAAAGGGATGAATTTCGTTTTGCAGAAGAGATTGCCAAGAGCTTTTTAAAAATTTTAGGTCCACTACTGCCTAAGAGGTTACGTCTAAATCCGGCCAAGAGGATTGCTCAGACAATGCTAGAATCCGCTTTAAGTGACCAATTAGGCGTAAAAATTATTTCATCAGATAAGTTAGTGTAA